In one Carettochelys insculpta isolate YL-2023 chromosome 6, ASM3395843v1, whole genome shotgun sequence genomic region, the following are encoded:
- the PTPRCAP gene encoding protein tyrosine phosphatase receptor type C-associated protein has protein sequence MHASICAPRGLLSTGLALLLLPDATLGSDPNNSHGTVGFLVVLFLLLLLVLALAWRKLSQDSEGRYHPRHLCQPHRLLARLARRWQELLPERHSQGEEEEEEEAEDEDDEEDEEEEEDKETETLQRDEEEGGGGQEQAADSSEGTPLCEAPEGALEEAGKAEGASGLLSDLHSFSGTATWEDNAAEGSSRQHVTAL, from the exons ATG cacgcCTCCATCTGCGCCCCGCGGGGGCTGCTCTCCACAggcctggcactgctgctgcttccggACGCCACGCTGGGCTCAGATCCGAACAACTCCCACGGGACTGTGGGCTTCCTGGTCGTGCtgtttctgctgctgctcctggtgctggccctggcctggcgcaAGCTGAGCCAAGACTCAGAGGGGAGGTACCACCCACGCCACCTGTGCCAGCCGCACCGCCTGCTGGCCCGCCTGGCTAGGcgctggcaggagctgctgccggAGAGGCACAGCCAaggcgaggaggaggaggaggaggaggctgaggaCGAAGACGATGAGGAGgacgaggaagaggaggaggacaaggAGACCGAGACCCTTCAGCGGGACGAGGAGGAAGGTGGAGGAGGGCAGGAGCAGGCCGCTGACAGCTCAGAGGGCACCCCACTCTGCGAGGCCCCtgagggagccctggaagaggcagggaaggCGGAGGGGGCCAGCGGCCTGCTGAGCGACCTGCACTCCTTCTCTGGGACGGCCACCTGGGAGGACAACGCCGCAGAGGGAAGCAGCCGCCAGCACGTCACGGCTCTCTAG
- the RPS6KB2 gene encoding ribosomal protein S6 kinase beta-2 yields the protein MAGVFDIDLETEEGSDGDEPELGAEMDLELRGNGLEPVGHYEEIEISESSVNNGPERIGPHCFELLRVLGKGGYGKVFQVRKVQGTNAGKIFAMKVLKKAKIACNAKDTAHTKAERNILEAIKHPFIVDLIYAFQTGGKLYLILECLSGGELFMQLEREGIFLEDTACFYLSEITLALGHLHCNGIIYRDLKPENIMLNSQGHIKLTDFGLCKESIHEGAVTHTFCGTIEYMAPEILMRSGHNRAVDWWSLGALMYDMLTGSPPFTAENRKKTIDKILKGKLVLPPYLTPDARDLLKKFLKRNPSQRIGGGAGDAADVQKQPFFRHVNWDELLARKLDPPFRPCLQSDDDVSQFDTRFTRQTPVDSPDDASISESANQAFLGFTYVAPSVLESIKEGFSFQPKVRSPRRVNSSPRTPVSPVKFSPFEAFKPSLVVEPMELGPPPPESTAPLPIKTPTGTKKQKGGRGRVVR from the exons GAGATGGATTTGGAGCTGCGTGGCAATGGCCTGGA GCCGGTGGGGCACTACGAGGAGATCGAGATCTCGGAGAGCAGCGTCAATAATGGCCCTGAGCGTATTGGACCCCACTGTTTCGAGCTGCTGCGCGTCCTGGGCAAGGGTGGCTATGGCAAG GTGTTCCAGGTGCGGAAGGTGCAGGGGACCAACGCGGGGAAGATCTTTGCCATGAAAGTCCTGAAGAAG GCCAAGATCGCCTGCAATGCCAAGGACACAGCTCACACCAAGGCTGAGAGGAACATCCTGGAGGCCATAAAACATCCCTTCATCGTGGACCTGATCTACGCCTTCCAGACGGGTGGCAAGCTCTACCTCATCCTGGAGTGCTTGAGTG GTGGAGAGCTCTTCATGCAGCTGGAGCGCGAGGGCATCTTCCTGGAGGACACCGCCTG CTTCTACCTGAGTGAGATCACGCTGGCCCTGGGCCATCTGCACTGCAACGGCATCATATACCGGGACCTCAAGCCGGAGAACATCATGCTGAACAGCCAAG GACACATCAAGCTGACGGACTTTGGGCTGTGCAAGGAGTCGATCCACGAGGGAGCTGTCACCCACACCTTCTGTGGGACCATTGAGTACAT GGCTCCAGAGATCCTGATGCGGAGCGGGCACAACCGGGCCGTGGATTGGTGGAGCCTGGGGGCCTTGATGTACGACATGCTCACTGGATCG CCGCCCTTCACGGCGGAGAACCGGAAGAAAACCATTGACAAGATTCTCAAGGGGAAGCTGGTGCTGCCTCCTTACTTGACCCCCGACGCCCGGGACCTGCTCAAGAAG TTCCTCAAAAGAAACCCCAGCCAGAGgatcgggggcggggcgggcgatgCGGCCGACGTGCAG AAGCAGCCGTTTTTCCGCCACGTCAACTGGGACGAGCTGCTGGCGCGCAAGCTGGACCCACCCTTCCGGCCCTGCCTG cagtcgGATGACGACGTCAGCCAGTTTGACACCCGCTTCACTCGTCAGACGCCTGTGGACAGCCCTGACGATGCCTCCATTAGTGAGAGTGCCAACCAGGCCTTCCTG GGCTTCACATACGTGGCCCCGTCGGTGCTGGAGAGCATTAAGGAGGGCTTCTCCTTCCAGCCCAAAGTGCGCTCCCCTCGCCGCGTCAACAGCAGCCCCCGAACGCCCGTCAG CCCAGTGAAGTTCTCTCCCTTCGAGGCCTTCAAGCCCAGCCTGGTGGTGGAGCCCATGGAGCTGGGGCCTCCCCCACCAGAGAGCACCGCCCCGCTGCCCATCAAGACGCCAACAGGCACCAAGAAGCAGAAGGGGGGCCGGGGGCGGGTGGTAAGGTAG